A single Oryza brachyantha chromosome 8, ObraRS2, whole genome shotgun sequence DNA region contains:
- the LOC102716238 gene encoding glutamic acid-rich protein-like, producing MSRCFPFPPPGYEAKPRNEHEHKDLLKKEKHKDKKHKKERKERRRRERREKSSDRRKDKQIKKHSREKNKDKIKDKDGDRYKNKSLEKEIQKKTCLDNGRPEEKVQNEVTKGIKPRLELITRTIDQEDHANHIGSSTSKLLPRSTKSFGSPGSKEKKRSLSSVIEKSRRATHINHGIVEQSYNVACDNEKWKNANLGSKTRLQNGKSLQVESVEKHANRKHSHNTVELTQRSAEVTSTITTIVSGAERAPNDVTIPSPNSLQRTEQVDQHAVLYSHFPYRNSDTISPRGLVKIKNGSNNDFHITTNQQLLQSKDKGVKGKGKTKKLKANDHRYIEDKDRDQVVMKRKAKDKIKERGKVGKVDVNKQEHKELDSFRASKDKIDGLLQSGQLNEKFISNDVKKRKDVDPNTSLLVAEHGMRMNKLPRISPTIPCASDEILEHSHGSRPSSSTVPVGANTSEADRFQDSKECCNNDVTGSHHLKEPKTSISSSNCGSSPVSLKPPHPDAMYLNQVYSIPAMDDFSECIDQDWLLSRCSVDRKSEILEAAQPSQVWAEARLIDSADVVALPYIVPL from the exons ATGTCCAGGTGCTTTCCATTTCCGCCGCCTGGGTATGAGGCAAAGCCCAGGAATGAGCATGAGCACAAGGATCTGCTAAAAAAG GAAAAACACAAGGACAAGAAGcacaaaaaggaaagaaaggaaaggcGAAGAcgagaaaggagagaaaagagtAGTGATCGCAGGAAGGATAAGCAGATCAAGAAACACAGTAGGGAGAAGAACAAAGATAAGATAAAAGACAAGGATGGGGATAGatacaaaaacaaaagtttgGAAAAAGAAATTCAGAAGAAAACATGCCTTGACAATGGAAGGCCTGAAGAAAAGGTACAAAATGAAGTTACCAAGGGTATTAAACCTAGACTTGAGTTAATTACCCGAACGATAGATCAAGAAGATCATGCAAACCACATAGGCAGCAGTACTAGCAAGTTGCTTCCTCGAAGTACCAAAAGCTTTGGTTCTCCAGGTTctaaagagaagaaaagatcTTTGAGCAGTGTGATTGAGAAATCCAGACGAGCTACACATATTAATCATGGGATCGTAGAACAGAGTTATAATGTTGCCTGTGACAATGAAAAATGGAAGAATGCTAACCTTGGGTCTAAAACTCGATTACAGAATGGGAAGAGCCTTCAAGTTGAATCAGTCGAAAAGCATGCCAATAGAAAACACAGCCATAACACAGTGGAACTAACACAAAGAAGTGCTGAAGTTACAAGTACCATAACCACGATTGTATCAGGTGCAGAGAGAGCTCCAAACGATGTAACCATACCAAGCCCAAATTCTTTGCAGCGAACAGAACAAGTGGACCAACATGCAGTACTTTATTCCCATTTTCCTTATAGAAACAGTGACACCATAAGCCCCAGAGGGCTGGTTAAGATCAAGAATGGAAGTAATAACGATTTCCATATCACAACGAATCAGCAATTATTACAGAGTAAAGACAAAGGAGTTAAGGGGAAGGGAAAGACTAAAAAGTTGAAAGCTAATGATCACAGGTATATTGAAGACAAAGATCGAGATCAGGTTGTAATGAAAAGGAAGGCTAAAGACAAAATTAAAGAGAGAGGAAAGGTGGGAAAAGTTGATGTAAATAAGCAGGAACACAAAGAACTGGATTCATTTAGGGCAAGCAAGGATAAGATAGATGGTTTACTACAGTCGGGTCAACTTAATGAGAAGTTCATTTCTAATGATgtcaagaaaaggaaagacgTTGATCCTAACACTTCTCTACTTG TGGCAGAGCATGGTATGCGAATGAATAAATTGCCAAGGATATCTCCTACAATTCCTTGTGCAAGTGATGAAATATTGGAGCATTCTCATGGAAGTAGACCTAGTTCCTCCACAGTACCTGTTGGGGCAAATACTTCTGAGGCAGATAGGTTTCAAGATAGCAAGGAATGCTGCAATAATGATGTCACTGGCTCACATCATCTTAAGGAACCAAAAACTTCAATTTCTTCATCCAATTGCGGAAGCAGCCCAGTCTCTCTGAAACCGCCTCATCCTGATGCCATGTATCTGAACCAGGTGTACTCTATACCAGCAATGGATGATTTCTCGGAGTGCATTGATCAAGACTGGCTGCTGTCTAGGTGTAGTGTTGACAGGAAATCGGAGATATTGGAAGCTGCACAACCATCCCAAGTCTGGGCCGAAGCACGGCTGATCGATTCTGCCGATGTAGTTGCGTTGCCTTACATTGTTCCCCTATAA
- the LOC102705099 gene encoding UDP-glucuronate 4-epimerase 6-like, which yields MPHGSVVDAAAKGLKLGGGGGGALMVRRVASGKLLSASSHLLFRATILATLGLVCLFTVHYPSLLSHSFRLSAAAANGSPRAPRSSHRSLLGSSAAAAGVAYGGAAWEREVRRSAAPRRDGGLSVLVTGAAGFVGAHCSLALRARGDGVVGLDNFNSYYDPSLKRARQRLLASRGVAVLDADINDAALLERLFDAARFTHVLHLAAQAGVRYAMRAPQTYVASNVAGLVSVFEVAAKHADPQPAIVWASSSSVYGLNTDAPFSEDHRTDQPASLYAATKKAGEAIAHAYNHIYGLSITGLRFFTVYGPWGRPDMAYFSFARSIVAGEPITLFRTADGADARRDFTYIDDVVKGCLGALDTAGKSTGTKSGKKRSPAPLRVYNLGNTSPVPVTRMVAILEKLLGKKANKRVVTMPSNGDVPFTHANVSHAAHDFGYRPATSLDAGLRHFVDWFVHYYKLDPAKISKAKLTKRKSMAMSAAS from the coding sequence ATGCCGCACGGCAGCGTggtggacgcggcggcgaaggggctgaagctgggcggcggcgggggcggggcgcTCATGGTGCGGCGGGTGGCGAGCGGCAAGCTCCTGTCGGCATCGTCGCACCTCCTGTTCCGCGCCACCATCCTCGCCACGCTCGGCCTCGTCTGCCTATTCACCGTGCACTACCCGTCGCTGCTCTCCCACTCCTtccgcctctccgccgccgcggcgaacgGGTCCCCGCGGGCGCCGCGGTCGTCGCACCGGAGCCTGCTGGGgagttcggcggcggcggcgggggtggcgTATGGGGGCGCTGCGTGGGAGCGGGAGGtgaggaggagcgcggcgccgaggagggaCGGGGGCCTGTCGGTGCTGGTGACGGGGGCGGCCGGGTTCGTCGGCGCGCACTGCTCGCTGGCGCTccgggcgcgcggcgacggcgtggtggGGCTCGACAACTTCAACTCCTACTACGACCCGTCGCTGAAGCGggcgcggcagcggctgcTGGCGTCGCGCGGGGTGGCCGTGCTCGACGCCGACATCAACGACGCCGCGCTGCTCGAGCGGCTCTTCGACGCCGCGCGCTTCACGCACGTGCTCCACCTCGCCGCGCAGGCCGGGGTGCGCTACGCGATGCGCGCGCCGCAGACGTACGTCGCGTCCAACGTCGCCGGGCTCGTCAGCGTCTTCGAGGTCGCCGCCAAGCACGCCGACCCGCAGCCGGCGATCGTGTGggcgtcctcctcgtcggttTACGGCCTCAACACCGACGCGCCATTCTCCGAGGACCACCGCACGGACCAGCCAGCGTCGCTCTACGCGGCGACCAAGAAGGCCGGCGAGGCCATCGCCCACGCCTACAACCACATCTACGGCCTCTCCATCACCGGCCTCCGGTTCTTCACCGTGTACGGACCATGGGGCCGCCCCGACATGGCCTACTTCTCCTTCGCCCGCagcatcgtcgccggcgagcccatCACGCTCTTCCGcaccgccgacggcgccgacgcccGCCGCGATTTCACCTACATCGACGACGTCGTCAAGGGCTGCCTCGGCGCGCTCGACACGGCCGGCAAGAGCACCGGCACCAAGTCCGGCAAGAAGCGCAGCCCGGCGCCGCTCCGCGTCTACAACCTCGGCAACACCTCGCCGGTGCCCGTCACCCGCATGGTCGCCATCCTCGAGAAGCTCCTCGGCAAGAAGGCCAACAAGCGCGTCGTCACAATGCCGAGCAACGGCGACGTGCCGTTCACGCACGCCAACGTCAGCCACGCCGCGCACGACTTCGGCTACCGCCCCGCCACCTCCCTCGACGCCGGCCTTCGCCACTTCGTCGACTGGTTCGTCCACTACTACAAGCTTGACCCGGCCAAGATCTCCAAAGCCAAGCTCACCAAGAGGAAATCCATGGCCATGTCTGCCGCGTCGTGA